One genomic segment of Acinetobacter sp. C26M includes these proteins:
- the purB gene encoding adenylosuccinate lyase, which translates to MNALTALSPLDGRYASKCDALRPFLSEFGLIHARVTVEVRWLQALANRAEIIEVAPFSNETNAALDAIVSNFSEEDANRIKEIERTTNHDVKAVEYFLKEKIANIDELQNAGEFIHFACTSEDINNLSHALMLKNGREVLVSSMKQLLNAISALAATHAEQPMLSRTHGQTASPTTLGKEMANVAYRLARQIKQFENVELLGKINGAVGNYNAHLSAYPEIDWAAHAQAFVESLGLSFNPYTTQIEPHDYMAELFDALRRYNTILIDFNRDVWGYISLGYFKQKLKDGEVGSSTMPHKVNPIDFENSEGNLGIANAVLGHLGEKLPVSRWQRDLTDSTVLRNMGVGFAQSLIAFDACLKGVGKLELNAARLNEDLNQAQEVLAEPIQTVMRRYNVEKPYEKLKALTRGQAMTREMMVNFVNGDELAQVPADERARLAELTPATYTGNAAEQAKQINDLISKI; encoded by the coding sequence ATGAATGCTTTAACCGCACTCTCACCACTTGATGGTCGTTACGCTAGCAAATGCGATGCCCTACGTCCTTTTTTGTCTGAGTTTGGTTTAATCCACGCTCGTGTCACGGTTGAAGTGCGTTGGTTACAAGCACTTGCAAATCGTGCAGAAATCATCGAAGTTGCGCCGTTTTCAAATGAAACCAATGCCGCTTTAGATGCAATCGTTTCAAACTTCTCTGAAGAAGATGCTAACCGCATTAAAGAAATCGAACGCACTACAAACCACGATGTAAAAGCGGTTGAATATTTCCTTAAAGAAAAAATTGCCAACATTGATGAATTACAAAATGCAGGTGAATTCATTCACTTTGCTTGTACTTCTGAAGACATCAATAACTTGTCTCATGCGCTTATGCTGAAAAATGGCCGTGAAGTTTTAGTTTCAAGTATGAAACAACTTCTTAATGCGATTTCAGCTTTGGCGGCAACGCATGCTGAACAACCGATGTTGTCTCGTACACACGGTCAAACTGCAAGCCCAACTACCTTGGGTAAAGAGATGGCAAACGTTGCGTATCGTCTAGCACGTCAAATCAAGCAATTTGAAAATGTTGAGTTACTCGGCAAAATCAATGGTGCTGTAGGTAACTATAACGCTCACCTTTCTGCATACCCAGAAATTGATTGGGCTGCACATGCACAAGCATTTGTTGAATCTTTAGGCCTAAGCTTCAACCCATACACTACACAAATCGAGCCACATGATTATATGGCTGAATTGTTTGATGCTTTACGTCGTTACAACACCATCTTGATTGACTTTAACCGTGACGTTTGGGGTTATATCTCGCTTGGTTACTTCAAACAAAAGTTAAAAGATGGCGAAGTTGGTTCTTCGACTATGCCACACAAAGTAAACCCGATTGACTTCGAAAACTCAGAAGGTAACTTAGGTATTGCCAATGCTGTTTTAGGTCACTTAGGTGAAAAACTTCCAGTTTCTCGTTGGCAGCGTGACTTAACTGACTCAACTGTATTACGTAATATGGGTGTTGGTTTTGCGCAAAGCTTAATTGCTTTTGATGCTTGCTTAAAAGGTGTTGGTAAACTTGAACTCAATGCTGCTCGTTTAAATGAAGATTTAAACCAAGCACAAGAAGTTCTTGCAGAGCCAATCCAGACTGTTATGCGTCGTTATAACGTTGAAAAGCCATACGAGAAATTAAAAGCACTTACTCGTGGTCAAGCAATGACACGTGAAATGATGGTGAACTTCGTCAATGGTGATGAACTTGCACAAGTGCCAGCAGACGAACGTGCTCGTCTAGCTGAGTTAACACCTGCAACTTATACTGGTAATGCAGCTGAACAAGCAAAACAAATCAATGATTTGATCAGCAAGATCTAA
- the hflD gene encoding high frequency lysogenization protein HflD, with translation MVELPFQHTQALNVRQNRALALAAVFQATQLTHMTAMAGQQSIGDSGNFYFELLIKASLNIRPSANNATQTLDFFNQLADISLGLKTLEGCITQPFNTAPKSRVPKMSTAKLPMSYAMALLQLEKKVYSNPEYVKIIESSQQKILKQLSFFDNNYLHPSIIANLAQTYVETAGQINPRILVRGNAEAFKDINHTNRIRACLFTGLQLAHLWKQLGGSSWSMIFSKRKLLQDIQALARLQYQVV, from the coding sequence ATGGTCGAGTTACCCTTTCAGCACACTCAAGCGTTGAATGTTAGACAGAACCGTGCTCTAGCATTGGCTGCAGTCTTTCAGGCAACACAGCTGACACATATGACCGCAATGGCGGGACAGCAAAGCATTGGCGATAGTGGTAATTTCTATTTTGAGTTATTGATTAAAGCCAGCCTGAATATACGTCCTAGCGCCAACAATGCCACTCAAACCTTAGATTTTTTTAATCAACTTGCAGACATTTCACTCGGTTTAAAAACACTAGAAGGCTGTATTACCCAGCCTTTTAATACTGCACCTAAATCCCGTGTTCCGAAGATGTCCACTGCCAAACTGCCAATGTCCTATGCAATGGCCTTATTGCAGTTGGAAAAGAAAGTCTACAGCAACCCCGAATACGTCAAAATCATAGAAAGCTCACAACAAAAAATCTTAAAACAGCTTTCCTTTTTCGATAATAACTATTTACACCCAAGCATCATTGCCAACCTCGCACAAACCTATGTCGAAACCGCAGGACAAATCAATCCGCGTATTCTGGTTCGTGGTAATGCCGAAGCATTTAAAGACATCAATCATACCAACCGTATTCGTGCATGCTTATTTACGGGTTTACAGCTTGCACATTTATGGAAGCAGCTCGGTGGTAGCTCTTGGAGTATGATCTTTAGTAAACGCAAATTATTGCAAGATATTCAAGCTCTCGCTCGTTTGCAGTATCAGGTGGTATAG
- a CDS encoding amino acid permease: MSQNKGKQLLDEDLQESSQDEEKLQRSLTNRHIQMIAIGGAIGTGLFMGSGKTLSISGTSIVLTYLIIGFFFFFVMRAMGELLLANTNFKTFADFATAYIGPWAGFFLGWSYWCNWIITAIADVIVIGGYMQFWYPDIPVWIPAFTSLAILTILNFVAVRMFGELEFWFSLIKISAIILFILAGIYLISTGFTSPNGVKASMSHVFETQSMFPYGVTGFLAGFQIAIFAFVGIELVGTTAAETKDPHKSLPKAINSIPLRILLFYVGALICIIAVTSWAKISPEKSPFVEMFTLIGLPIAAGLVNFVVATSALSSANSGIFATSRMLYGLALDNDAPKSFSKLSKKKVPIRGLIFSMTCVTIGTSILFIVPNVMTAFTIISALTSILCVFTFMLIILSYIGYRKKFPELHLQSKFKMPGGLVMAWLTMLFLVFTIVILALDHDTLIALGLSPVWFIGLLIAYRYKKKKMLELNILKATRADYV; encoded by the coding sequence ATGAGTCAGAATAAAGGAAAGCAACTTCTGGATGAAGATTTGCAGGAAAGTTCGCAAGATGAAGAAAAATTACAACGCTCGCTGACCAATCGTCATATTCAAATGATTGCAATTGGCGGTGCAATTGGTACAGGTCTATTTATGGGTTCAGGTAAAACCCTAAGTATTTCAGGTACCTCAATTGTTTTAACTTATTTAATTATTGGTTTTTTCTTTTTCTTTGTTATGCGGGCAATGGGTGAGCTGCTGCTGGCAAATACCAACTTCAAAACATTTGCTGATTTTGCGACGGCTTATATCGGTCCTTGGGCAGGTTTTTTCCTCGGTTGGTCTTATTGGTGTAACTGGATTATTACTGCGATAGCCGATGTCATTGTGATTGGGGGATATATGCAGTTCTGGTATCCTGATATTCCAGTCTGGATACCTGCATTTACCTCGTTGGCTATTCTGACCATACTGAACTTTGTTGCTGTTCGAATGTTTGGTGAGCTGGAGTTTTGGTTTTCGTTAATTAAGATCTCCGCCATCATTCTGTTTATCCTTGCGGGTATTTATTTAATCAGTACTGGCTTTACCTCACCCAATGGCGTTAAGGCATCTATGAGCCATGTATTTGAAACTCAATCGATGTTTCCTTATGGCGTCACAGGCTTTTTAGCGGGTTTCCAAATTGCGATTTTTGCCTTTGTGGGAATTGAATTGGTCGGAACCACAGCTGCTGAAACTAAAGATCCGCATAAATCTCTGCCTAAAGCCATCAATTCGATCCCATTACGTATTTTACTGTTCTATGTTGGCGCGTTGATATGCATTATCGCGGTCACGTCTTGGGCAAAAATTTCACCTGAAAAAAGTCCATTTGTTGAAATGTTCACACTGATTGGTTTGCCGATTGCTGCTGGGCTGGTTAATTTTGTCGTTGCAACTTCTGCCTTATCTTCTGCAAATAGTGGCATCTTTGCGACCAGTCGTATGCTCTATGGTTTGGCGTTGGATAATGATGCACCAAAGAGTTTTAGTAAATTATCGAAGAAAAAGGTACCTATTCGAGGCCTTATCTTTTCTATGACCTGCGTTACCATCGGGACTTCTATTTTATTTATTGTGCCGAATGTCATGACAGCGTTTACGATTATCTCAGCACTGACTTCAATTCTATGTGTATTTACCTTTATGCTGATTATCCTGTCGTATATTGGCTATCGTAAAAAATTTCCAGAGTTACATTTACAGTCTAAGTTTAAAATGCCTGGCGGTTTGGTCATGGCATGGCTGACGATGCTATTTTTGGTATTTACAATTGTGATCCTTGCTTTAGATCACGATACCCTTATTGCATTGGGGCTTTCACCAGTGTGGTTTATTGGTTTGTTGATCGCTTATCGTTATAAAAAGAAAAAGATGTTAGAACTGAATATTTTAAAGGCAACTAGAGCGGATTATGTTTAA
- a CDS encoding HET-C-related protein has protein sequence MKVSPVLPLLPIISLPEKEPLPTLKSTYAHEQLVFIARTFSDESFVSLVAPIFGFDIPDSIYLKLKEDIEKGSVSPPEHLVVAKSINGRAAGFNHVDKKIYLAADTVTSAIENDSNLDRLYIVLLHEYGHFIDDLIRKSGKYPILNSYNLYVINKGNTLAAIAEKFEITVDEICSLNSIEDPNVIYIGDVLKIPTKIESLSLDAPNDEGAVYAYNFGQLSEGKNLGGNTEFIFAQITSKKYSGDLKITFISGKNAAKMHADFQAQLDETVDAQYEYFGAGEGKFANETRMIANRGTLDPKTGKYIKKADNKGVRVEHGHQSIEKEAIGEDNPRGAIFTPNTVNGIYVGNWLRDHSQLVCGAILNMKIDVAVDRNGKVTSIKPTRKLITNILAILAYDHFFDENVAEDLIRTNKNEKNDNISSKLRSAMKNILKKASYDKLSEKNQRRYKALALKAYLPESSLPHRLYRDLVGSNGVNILGVYRFEEHIDNPFGADVYTSTDRSLNPKSNDKTFQTNSDTKSAQYNLKNYIADNTPNDKTDSAFPTALEYMLEQLSKSMEKNSNSDVPLRHLGNAFHVLEDFFSHSNFVEIALIKNGHANVRHWVLRKNDFNDYAKIPLVTGTFDSWDTFASVGGHIGELIDPVKKWSEYEGMVSGERTLADLIIQEFIFAIDAPSKDKYFTNIWFRYLELRDEVSSLYEAGYADLAVKATKTFLEFRKQTNLVQAVIKPLLSFLLKWGASSVFNHAHEIVSVKQGVNPVIHGDNPSHTQVGKDERGSSLHMLAANLAIIAVRDVGIKWRDWFKHPTAVNRQAVLDTAKSYFRHPSRCNWMDETIKQWARKNGDKISQASDGIGQKAWDGTKQGVYKGGKAVQGAYNDASKSVQEGLDKVFGGKK, from the coding sequence ATGAAAGTCAGTCCCGTTTTACCTTTATTGCCAATTATAAGTTTACCCGAAAAAGAACCACTACCTACGTTAAAAAGCACCTATGCCCACGAGCAACTAGTTTTTATTGCAAGAACATTCTCTGATGAGAGTTTTGTCAGTTTGGTCGCTCCGATTTTTGGCTTTGATATACCAGACAGTATCTATCTGAAATTAAAAGAAGATATAGAGAAAGGTAGTGTTAGCCCACCAGAGCATCTTGTTGTTGCTAAAAGCATCAATGGGCGCGCTGCTGGGTTTAATCATGTTGATAAGAAAATATATTTAGCAGCAGATACAGTAACTTCTGCAATCGAAAATGATAGCAATTTAGATCGATTGTATATCGTGCTGTTACATGAATATGGCCATTTCATTGATGATCTCATAAGAAAAAGTGGCAAATATCCAATATTAAATAGCTATAATTTATATGTAATTAATAAAGGAAATACACTAGCTGCTATCGCCGAGAAATTTGAAATAACCGTAGATGAGATTTGCTCGCTGAACTCAATCGAAGATCCAAATGTGATTTATATTGGTGATGTTTTAAAAATTCCAACTAAAATTGAATCCCTATCTCTGGATGCGCCAAATGACGAAGGTGCTGTCTATGCATACAATTTTGGGCAACTAAGTGAGGGTAAAAATTTAGGTGGGAATACAGAGTTTATTTTTGCTCAGATTACATCTAAAAAATATTCAGGAGATTTAAAGATAACATTCATCTCAGGTAAAAATGCTGCAAAAATGCATGCAGATTTCCAAGCGCAATTAGATGAAACAGTTGACGCACAATATGAGTATTTTGGTGCAGGAGAAGGCAAATTTGCCAATGAAACTAGAATGATTGCCAATAGAGGAACATTGGACCCTAAAACTGGTAAATATATAAAGAAAGCTGACAATAAAGGCGTACGTGTAGAGCATGGACACCAGTCTATTGAGAAAGAAGCAATTGGTGAAGATAACCCAAGAGGGGCAATTTTTACACCTAATACGGTTAATGGAATTTATGTGGGTAACTGGTTGCGAGATCACTCACAGCTAGTGTGTGGTGCTATTCTAAATATGAAAATTGATGTAGCTGTTGACCGTAATGGTAAAGTGACGTCGATTAAACCAACACGAAAGTTAATTACAAATATTCTAGCAATATTGGCTTATGATCATTTTTTTGATGAAAATGTTGCTGAAGATCTTATTAGAACTAATAAAAATGAAAAGAACGATAATATTTCTTCAAAGCTTCGCTCTGCTATGAAGAATATATTGAAAAAAGCTAGTTATGATAAATTGAGTGAAAAAAATCAAAGACGTTATAAAGCATTAGCACTTAAAGCATATTTACCAGAAAGCTCTTTACCCCATCGTTTATATCGTGATTTAGTTGGGAGTAATGGTGTAAATATTTTAGGTGTTTATCGATTTGAAGAACACATTGATAATCCTTTCGGTGCAGATGTCTATACATCTACAGATAGGTCGTTAAATCCTAAATCAAATGATAAAACCTTCCAAACGAATAGTGATACAAAATCTGCACAATATAATTTAAAAAACTATATTGCAGATAATACGCCAAATGACAAAACTGATTCTGCATTTCCAACAGCTTTAGAGTATATGTTGGAGCAATTAAGTAAGAGTATGGAAAAAAATAGTAATTCGGATGTTCCTTTAAGGCATTTAGGAAATGCCTTTCATGTTTTAGAAGATTTTTTCTCACATAGTAATTTCGTCGAAATTGCATTGATTAAAAATGGTCATGCGAATGTTAGACATTGGGTACTCAGGAAAAATGACTTTAATGATTATGCAAAGATTCCTTTAGTTACAGGTACTTTTGACTCTTGGGATACTTTTGCGAGTGTTGGTGGACACATAGGTGAGCTAATCGATCCTGTTAAGAAATGGAGTGAATACGAAGGGATGGTTTCAGGGGAGCGGACCCTTGCTGATCTTATTATTCAGGAGTTTATATTTGCAATTGATGCACCTTCGAAAGATAAATATTTTACTAATATCTGGTTCAGATATTTAGAGTTGAGAGATGAGGTGAGTAGTTTATATGAAGCTGGTTATGCTGATCTTGCAGTAAAAGCAACAAAAACATTCTTAGAATTCAGGAAACAAACCAATTTGGTACAAGCTGTAATTAAGCCCTTATTAAGCTTTTTATTAAAATGGGGCGCAAGTTCTGTCTTCAATCATGCCCATGAAATTGTTTCTGTAAAACAGGGTGTTAATCCTGTTATTCATGGTGATAACCCTAGTCATACTCAAGTTGGAAAGGATGAGCGCGGTAGTTCTTTACATATGCTAGCTGCTAATTTGGCGATTATCGCGGTGAGAGATGTTGGGATTAAATGGCGTGATTGGTTTAAACATCCAACCGCAGTCAATCGTCAAGCTGTTCTAGACACCGCTAAAAGTTATTTTAGACATCCAAGTCGATGTAATTGGATGGATGAAACAATCAAACAATGGGCTAGAAAGAATGGTGATAAAATTAGCCAAGCAAGTGATGGTATTGGGCAGAAAGCATGGGATGGAACTAAACAGGGCGTATATAAGGGAGGCAAAGCGGTGCAAGGTGCGTACAATGATGCGAGTAAATCCGTGCAAGAGGGTTTAGACAAAGTATTTGGTGGTAAAAAATGA